GATCGGATTCGGTCAGAAGCTGCCGAGCCCGATCGAACTGGACTTTGAGGATGTGCTCCTTGGGCGAGTGGCCGAAGAGTTTTTTGAAGCGTCGCTCCAGACTCGATCGCGACACGCCGATGGAGCGCACGATGTCCGCCACGCCGATGCCGCTGCACGCGCTGGCGCGGATGAACGCCACTGCCGCCGCCACCTGCCGATCGTCGATCGCCAACACATCCGTCGACTGGCGAGTCACGACGCGGCCGGGCTCGATGTAGATCGGGTCCTTCGGCGGCGCCTCGCCTTCCATGATCCGATCCAGCAATGCCGCCGCCTCGTATCCGATGCGATCGGGGCTGATGTCGATGCTCGTCATCGGCGGCGTCGCCAGGCCGCACAGAATCGGATCGTTGTCGCAACTGATCACTGCGACGTCATCGGGCACCGCGACGTTGATCCGGCGACAAGCATCAAGCACCTGCTGCCCGCGATCGTCGTAACAGGCCATGACGCCGATCGGCTTGGGCAGCTCGGCGATCCACTCGGCGATCTTCTCCTGCTCGATCTCCCATGCGTCGGGCCGGGTCCGCCCGACCTTCGCCTCGAATGACATGCAAGGCAGTCCCGCCGCTTCGACAAGCTTGATGAACTCATCGCAACGCCGGTCGGCGGCTCGGTCGATGCCGCGCTGCACGCCGCAGATGCCGAAGCGGCGGAACCCGCGGTCGATGAGGTGATCGAACGCCAGCTTCGCCACCGACCGATTGTTCACGCTGATGTAGGGCAGCTTCAGCCCATCGAGAGCGCCGCGCAGATCGATCGCCGGCAGGCGCGTCGCCTTGACCGCTTCGGCCATGCGCTTGTCGTTGATACGCGCCAGAATCCCGTCACCCTTCCATGCGCGCAGCCATTTGGGCGGAGGATCGCCCAGCCCGTGCGGGCGCAGATAGATGGACCACGGCCCGTGTTCGCGGTTATAGCGCGCCACGCCGCGCAGCAACCCGCGCCCGTACGCACGCGACGTTTCGATCAGCAGAGCCACATGCTTCATTTGCGCCATGGGCCCAACAGTCTAACACCGACGCGTCATTTCTTGAAAATGTCGCTGTTCGGATCGCCGCGGGAAAGCAGGTACGCCAGCAGGTCGAGCGCCTCGTCTTTGTTGAGCGTCGAGAGCAGACCCGGCGGCATCATCGAAATCGGCGACGGCTGCATCGACTTGATATCACGCGATTCGACGCGCACAAGCTGGTTCGGGTCGAGCATGTTCACGCTGACGCTGTACCCGTCGCCGCCGAGGTTAACGATGCGGCCCATCACGACTTGGCCGTTATTGAGCGTGAAGATCGTCGACTGGTATTGGTCGCTGATCGTCTTGCTGGGCTCGATGATCGACTCGAGCAGATCGCGCGAGCTGAATCGGCCCGACACGCCCGTCAGGTCCGGCCCGTATGATCCGCCTTCGCCGGCGAAACGGTGGCAGTTGAAACAGCCCACCGCGCCGAAAAGCTCACGGCCATGATTGAAGTCCCGCCCGTGCACCTCCTTGTCCACGATCGGCGCCAGCTCATCAATCGTCCAGTTCTTGACGAACTGACGCGGGGCGACCGGCGCGGTCGGTGCGTCGGATTTGATCTCGCCTTCAATGATTGGCTTGAGCTCGGTCTTCTCGGCCTGGCTCAAGTTGGCGATGGCGTCGTTCTTGATGTTGATGATGAACTTGGCGAAGCTGTTGCCGCCCTTGTAATGGGCCGCTTTCTGGAACCATGTGAAGTATGCCTTGCGCTGGTCCATGGTCCAGCCCGTCTTGAGGTTGCGGAGCCAGAGCGCGTAGCGAAGCTGCTCCTCCTGCGTCGGCGCCTTGGCGAGCAGGTCCATCGTCTTCGTCGCCGCGTCGGGCGCTTCCAGATAGATCAGGATGAGACTCAATTCCGCATTGAGCCGCGGGTCCGTCGCCGGGTAAAGCGGGTCGAGGCGATCGATGACGGTCTTGCGGAGATCGTCGGACGGGTCGCCCATGCGTGTGAACACCAATGCGTAGGCGCGCAGCGTCGCAAGCTGCTGATCGATGTCGAGGTTCGACCATTCAAGCCGCCCCAGCGCCTCAATCAGTTTCGGCTGAAGCGACTTGTCACCCGCCCGGGCCAGCGCGACCATCGCTTCGATCAGCGCCTGCGGATTCTTCTCCGCCAGCGCCCGGCTTGCCCACTGACCAGCCGGCTGCCATTCGATCGCCGTGCGCGCAGCGTAGCGCAGGAAGCGGTCCTTGCTCGCCAGGTAAGGCCAAGCCGTGTCGACGGCCTTGGCATCCTGATGACCGTGAAACGCTTCGAGTCTGTGACGGATCGCTCGCTGATCCGCGCCGGCGTCGTCGGCCGGTGCGGGGGCGGTCGATTCGTCGCCGACATACGTGAGCCGGTACAGGCCCGACTGCACACGGCGCCCGCCCACCGTGATGTACATCGCGCCATCCCTGGGGTTGACGACGATGTCGGTCAGCGGCAACGGCGCGGCCGACATGAACTCTTCCAGTTTACCGTCATAGGTCGAACCGTCGGGCGTCATCTTGACGGTGTAAAGTTTGCCGTAGCTCCAGTCGCAGATGAAAAACGCCTTCTGATATTCGGCCGGGAATTTCGCGCCGTAACCGAAGGTGACGCCGGTCGGCGAACCAGGACCGATCTCGACGACGGGCGGGAGACTGTCGGGGTAATATGTGGGCCATTTGCCCGTGCCGCTGCGCCAGCCGAACTCCCCGCCGCTGACGACGTGACACACGCGCGTCGGGCGATACCACGGCGTATTCATGTCCCATTCCATATCCGCGTCGTACGTGAACAACTCGCCTTCGCGGTTGAATGCGATGTCAAACTCGTTGCGGAAGCCCGAGCAGAACAGCTCCCACGATTTGCCCTCCGCATCGGTGCGGCAGACCCAACCGCCGGGCGCGAGAATCCCGCGGGCGTGCCCGTTGGCGTCCCACATGCGCGGCAGCAGATGATCCTCACCCCAGATGCGCGGCACGCGCGATTCGTCGGGGTCGGGAATCTTCGTGTGATTGCCCGCTTCGACGTAGAGCTTGTTGTCCGGGCCGAGGATGACAGCGTGCGGCCCGTGCTCGCCGCCGCCGGGAATCGAACGCAGCTTCGTCACCTTGTCGTACATGTCATCGCCGTCGGTGTCCTGCGCACGGTAGAGTCCCTGATTCTTGTCTGAGGCGACGAAGTAGAGACTATCGAAGGCACAGACGATTCCCTGAGCGCCGCCGATAGGCGTTTCTTTGCCATTTTCGTCTTTAAATTTCAGGTCGAGCGGTTCGATCTTGACGTCGGCATCGGAGCCGATCGCCGGCGGCGTGACGCGATAGAGCATGCCATATTGATCGGACACGATGAGCCGGCCCTTGGGGTCGACGGCCATGTTGACCCATGACCCCTGTTCCGCTTTCGGGACCGAGTAGAGCAATTCAACCTTGAAGCCGGGCACGCGGAGGTGGATGCGGTCCGGCGGCGTGGCAGTGGGCTGCTGCGGTGCGACGAACGTCAGCGTCTGGTCGTTGATGGCGGTCCACGGCCCGTCGCCCAGCTTGGCGACCACTGCGGCTGCGGGCCACGACACATCGTCAAACTTCGCACCGGTCCAACCAGCGGGCATCTCCGCGCCGACTTTCCAGCTTGCATCGGTCACCAGCGTGATCGCGT
The window above is part of the Planctomycetota bacterium genome. Proteins encoded here:
- a CDS encoding c-type cytochrome, producing MWIWAPGQPGAGQKANFRKVVVLDDRPKQAMFVGSCDNSMKVLVNGKSVGSSGEWGDPLVADITRNLHAGDNVIAIAAENTDGPAGLIARIAIMPASGDAITLVTDASWKVGAEMPAGWTGAKFDDVSWPAAAVVAKLGDGPWTAINDQTLTFVAPQQPTATPPDRIHLRVPGFKVELLYSVPKAEQGSWVNMAVDPKGRLIVSDQYGMLYRVTPPAIGSDADVKIEPLDLKFKDENGKETPIGGAQGIVCAFDSLYFVASDKNQGLYRAQDTDGDDMYDKVTKLRSIPGGGEHGPHAVILGPDNKLYVEAGNHTKIPDPDESRVPRIWGEDHLLPRMWDANGHARGILAPGGWVCRTDAEGKSWELFCSGFRNEFDIAFNREGELFTYDADMEWDMNTPWYRPTRVCHVVSGGEFGWRSGTGKWPTYYPDSLPPVVEIGPGSPTGVTFGYGAKFPAEYQKAFFICDWSYGKLYTVKMTPDGSTYDGKLEEFMSAAPLPLTDIVVNPRDGAMYITVGGRRVQSGLYRLTYVGDESTAPAPADDAGADQRAIRHRLEAFHGHQDAKAVDTAWPYLASKDRFLRYAARTAIEWQPAGQWASRALAEKNPQALIEAMVALARAGDKSLQPKLIEALGRLEWSNLDIDQQLATLRAYALVFTRMGDPSDDLRKTVIDRLDPLYPATDPRLNAELSLILIYLEAPDAATKTMDLLAKAPTQEEQLRYALWLRNLKTGWTMDQRKAYFTWFQKAAHYKGGNSFAKFIINIKNDAIANLSQAEKTELKPIIEGEIKSDAPTAPVAPRQFVKNWTIDELAPIVDKEVHGRDFNHGRELFGAVGCFNCHRFAGEGGSYGPDLTGVSGRFSSRDLLESIIEPSKTISDQYQSTIFTLNNGQVVMGRIVNLGGDGYSVSVNMLDPNQLVRVESRDIKSMQPSPISMMPPGLLSTLNKDEALDLLAYLLSRGDPNSDIFKK
- a CDS encoding helix-turn-helix domain-containing protein; the encoded protein is MAQMKHVALLIETSRAYGRGLLRGVARYNREHGPWSIYLRPHGLGDPPPKWLRAWKGDGILARINDKRMAEAVKATRLPAIDLRGALDGLKLPYISVNNRSVAKLAFDHLIDRGFRRFGICGVQRGIDRAADRRCDEFIKLVEAAGLPCMSFEAKVGRTRPDAWEIEQEKIAEWIAELPKPIGVMACYDDRGQQVLDACRRINVAVPDDVAVISCDNDPILCGLATPPMTSIDISPDRIGYEAAALLDRIMEGEAPPKDPIYIEPGRVVTRQSTDVLAIDDRQVAAAVAFIRASACSGIGVADIVRSIGVSRSSLERRFKKLFGHSPKEHILKVQFDRARQLLTESDLPVASIASKIGFTYTKYFIEVFNKRLGCSPGVYRKKFRTWG